The region CTGACATATAATCCCCAGCAATAGCCATTCCGTTTTGAAAACCTGAAATACCTCCACCTGCTGTATAAAAATCACTAGCAGATTTTGTTCTTCTTGCTGCCCAATATGTAATACCTAAAGTACCACCAATAAAAACAAAAAACATAATAATTGCTGGAATATTTAATTCTCTTTTTGTTGCTTCGAATGAAGCATCACCTGCTGCAAACATTGCAATTGTAAAAACTGATAAGATAGCAAATATTTTAAACATTATAATTCATCCTTTACATCTTCTCTTACTTTTTCAATTAATTCTTCATATTCTCCATTTGCTCTTCTAACATAGATTAATGTTGTAAGAAAACTAATTACAATAATTGCAATACCAATTGGGTATCCAATAGTCATTACACCATCTCCAGTTTTTGTTCCTAAAAGTGATGGGTTAAATGCAATAGTCAATATATAAGCATAAAACATTGCTAAAACAAATATTCCAAGTTTTATTGCAAAACTTGTTCTTTTCTTAACTAATTGTTGATAGTTAGGATTTGCTTTGATTTTTTCTACTAATTGTTCATTCATAGAATTATCCTCTCCTTCATAATAAATTTATCTTTTGTTATAAATAACAAAAACATTGCTTTAAGACAAAAAGAATTATACATTTATTTATAATTTCAAAACAAATAATTTGGTTATATTAAGTGAAGGTTAAGTCTTGAAAAAATCTTAGTAACAATAAGT is a window of Halarcobacter sp. DNA encoding:
- a CDS encoding DUF485 domain-containing protein, which produces MNEQLVEKIKANPNYQQLVKKRTSFAIKLGIFVLAMFYAYILTIAFNPSLLGTKTGDGVMTIGYPIGIAIIVISFLTTLIYVRRANGEYEELIEKVREDVKDEL